The genomic region GGAAGTCCATCGCGACGCGGAAGGGCACGCGCACCGAGTCCTGGGTCGCGACGCCCTCCAGGAACAGCGAGCGCCCCTCCATCACGTCCGCCTCCGCTCCCAGGGCGCTCGATGGCGGCTGGAGCAGCAGCGACAGCGACAGCGCCATGCCCGCGATGCCAGGAGAGCGCCCCAACACGCGCGCCTGCCCTGCGTCCGCGAGCAGGTCGAAGACCCCTTCTCTGTCCCACTCGCCCAGCACGCGGCCCCCGGAGAAGAAGTCCCCTTCGTGCGCGTGCGCGGTGGGCAGCAGCACATCTCCCAGGCGGCGCAGCAGGGCCTGGGGCTGGAGGGGCGAGGCCTTCTCGAACAAGTAGATGGGCCCCAGCACCAGGCGCGCGGTGGTGAGCGTCACGCGCCAGCCGGTGTCGGTCGTGAAGGCGCCGACGGTGGACTCACCGGACGCGAGCGCCGTGCGCAGCCCCATGCGGAAGGTGATGCTCCGGCCTCCAGTGCCGGACAGGCCACAGCCCGCCGCGAGCGCTCCGCCCAACATCCACGTGAAGGCACGACGCGAGTAGTGCTTCATGGCCGGTCCTCCTGGAGGTCCAGGTACACGGTGAGGGTGCCGCGCACGGTGCGGGGTGCACCGGCGGAGAAGTGGCGCGTGGCCAGCAGGGACGCGGGCGCATCGGGGCCACGGAAGTTGGACACGTAGTTGAACTCGGACTCCCGCCAGCGCGCGTCCAGCAGGTTCTCCACGGACAGGCCCAGCTCCACGGCGCGCCAGCGCGCTCGGGCCGCCACGTCGAAGAGGAAGATGGACTCGCTGTAGCGATCCAACGGCAGGGGCTTGGGCCCGATGGCGCTGTGCCCCAGCGCCACGCTCCACCCCACCGGCTGCCGGGCCACGGTGGCCGTGCCCCGCCACGACGCGTCCACGCGCCCCAGCAACTGCGGGATGTACGGCAACACCGCGCCATCCCACAGCCTCCATGAGGGCGCCCCGGGCAACGGCTGCGTCGCGCGAGCCCACGCGAGGCTCGCCTGCACGTCCAGGTGTTGCTCCCACTGGAAGCGCGCGCTGCCGAACGCGCCCAGCCGCTGCGATGGGCCAATGGGCTGGTTGCGCCCCGTCGTCTCGCTGAACACCAGGTCCTGCGACACGCGCGTGGCGAACACCGCGCTTCGCAGCTCCAGCGAGGACGGACCGTCGCCCCACCGCCAGCCCAGGCCCGTCTCCCCGGATGTCACTCGCGCGTAGGGCGCGAACTCCGCGTCGGACAGGCCCGCCGCGTCGCTGGAGCGCGCCCCCAGGCCCGCGCTGGTCAACCACGTGAGGCGCGGCGTCAGGCGCACCTCCGCGCTGGCGCGAGGGCTGGCGAAGAAGCCATAGGCCTCCACGGACTCCTCCGGGATGCGAGCCCCCTGCCGGTCCTCCGCCGGCCGGTTCAGGTCCTCCACGCCGAACAGGAACGTGTCCACGCGCACGCCGCCGCGCAGCGTGAGCCATTCCAGTGGCGCGCCTCGTAGGGACAGGTACGCGCCCAGGTTCGTCACGCGCACCTGGTTGTCGAACACGGTGGCGTAGGGCGCGCCGCCCTTGTCGCGCAGGCGCCGCGCGCGGGTGTGCACGTTGTCGTAGCGGGCCACGTAGCCCAGCTCCACCGGCTGCGGCTGCCCCCACCAGGTGAGGCCCGGCGTGTAGCGGCCGCGCAGGCCCACGGTGGTGCCCTGATAGGACTGCTCCGTGTTGTCGCCGCGCTGGGCCTCGCCGATGGGAGGCGTGTCCTGGAGGAAGCCGGTGAAGTTCTCGCGGCTGCGCATCTGCCGGGCGATGGCGAAGGCCTGCTGCACGAAGCGGCCTCCGCGCTCCAGCCGGGACGTCAGCTCCACGGAGGCCATGTGGCGCTGGCTCGCGCCGCCCTGGTTCGGATCGTAGAGGCAGAAGAACTGCGAGTCCGCATCCGGCTCACACGGCAGCCGAGCGTCCACGACGTCTGTCTCACGCACCACGCCTGCGGAGCCATAGCGCGCGCCGTAGCTCGCGCCGAACAGGCGCAGCTTCGTCTCCGGGCCCAGGCGCAGCTCCGTCTGGGCCATCAGGCCCGCGTTCGCGTACGCGCGGTTGGGACCGAAGCCGTGCCCCTGGCGCAGCAGCACGCCGACGAAGGTGGCGGCGGTGGACTCGGGTGGGCCCCACACCAGGGACAACCGGCGCGACGCGAAGCTGCCGTAGCTGGCGGACGCGGTGATGCCCCGCTGCTCCAGCCCCAGCTGGTACTCCACGGTGCCCGCCACGCCGAAGTCGCCCTGGGACGGATCGTACGGACCCTCCGTCACGCGCAGCGACTGCACCAGCTCCGGGATGATGAAGTACGTGTCCGCGTAGCCGTGACCGTGGGCGTTGGAGACCTCGTTGAGGGGCACCCCGTCCAGGCGGATCTCCACGTCCTTGCCTTCGCCCGCGTCGAAGCCGCGCAGGTAGACAGTCTCCGCGTGCCCTTCCCCGCCGTGGTTGGCCAGCATCACCCCCGGCGCCAGCAGCATCAGGTCCGTGGCTGAATTGCGAGGCACGTCCGCCAGCTGCCCCACCGTGATGTGGAAGTCGCCCACCGCGACTGGAGGCGGAGCGACGGACTGCCCCCGCACCGTGGTGGAGAACGCGGGTGGCTCCGGCTTCGGAGGGGGTGCGGACTCCTCCACCTCCACCACAGGCGACGAGGCCACCGGCTCGAACATCACCGGCACGTCCACCCGCACCTCCAGCGGTTCTTCTCCCTGGCACGCAGGCTGGAAGCGCCAGCGCAGGGCCGCCGACATCGCGGCCCGGTCGAACGCGGTGCCCCCGGACTCGCGCACCTCCACCTGGGACACTTCGCCCCCGCTGTCGATGGTCAGCCGCAGCAGCACCCGCACGGCCTCTGTCAACGGTGGGACGTCCGCCGGCATCACGGGCGGCGGTGCCTCCACGGGAACGGGCGGCGTCACGGGCGCTTCGGGCGACGCGCTCAACAGCCAGAGCACCAGCGTCGGGATGAACACGGGCAACGACCTCGGCCTTCGGGGCCCACCCGGCACGGGCAGCCTCTCCAACGGCCGTCCGTGGATATCGCAACCCAGACTTGACTTGCAACATAGTTACAAATACCAACCGGATGCATGAACCGACGAAGCAAGTGGACCCGGGGCCTGCTGCCAGGCGCGCTGGCGCTCATGGCCTCCGGCTGCGGTGACGCCGTGGCGCGAGGCGACGTGCGGGTGTCGTTGAGCGGCGGGGACGGCACGCAGCGCGGCTACGCGGATCACCTCTTCCAGGACGGCTGGTCCGTGCAGTTCACGAAGTACCTGGTGTCCCTGGGCGACTTCACCCTCACCTCCGCGGCCGGCGACGTGCACGCCACGACGGAGCACCTGCTCGTGGACGTGCAGAAGGGGGACGTGCCGCTCACCGGCCTGACGGGCCTGGAGGCGGGGCGCTACGGCGTGGCCTTCCGTGTGAGCCCTCCGGAGGCCCGCACCGTGGCGGGCACGTCCGTGTCAGCGGACGACCTGGCGATGATGCGTAAGCGCGGCTTCAGCTACTTCGTGGAGGGCCGCGCGCAGAACCGCGACCCCACGCTGGGCCTCTACACCTTCCGCATGGGCTTCCCCGTCGACGCGCGGATGGTGGACTGCATCAACGGCGTGGACGGCACCCAGGGCATCGTCGTGCCGGAGAACTCCGTGGCGGAGGCGGAGGTCACCATCCACGCCGAGCACATGTTCTACGACCGGCTGGGCACCCACCGCGGCGTGCAGCTGCGCTTCGAGGCCATCGCCGCCACCGCGGACGCGAACCACGCCATCACGCCGGAGGGACTGGCCTCCCAGGACCTGCTCGACCTGCGCGGGTTGGACGGCGGCGAGCTGCGCGACGCCCAGGGCCAGCCTGTCGTCTACCAGCCCGGCGCCTACGCCCTGCGCACGCTCCAGGAGTTCGTCACCCAGAGCATCGTGGATCAGGCGCACCTCAACGGCGGCGGCGTCTGCACCGTCGCCGCGCCGTAGGGCCTCCCCGTCACGCAGGAAGGCCCCGGCGGGACCTCAGGCCTTGGGGGCTTCCTTCGCGGCGCGCTGCGCTTCGACCTCGCGCCGCACGTCATCCATGTTCAGCCCGCGGACCTGCCGGAGCAGATCCTCCAGCGCCGCCGCCGGCATCGCGCCCGGCTGCTCGAACAGGAGGATGCCGTCCCGGAACACCATCAGCGTGGGGATGGAACGGATCTCGAAAGCACCAGACAGCTCCGGCTGCGCGTCGGTGTCGATCTTCCCGAACACGATGTCCGCGTGCTTGGTGGAGGTGCTCTCGAAGATGGGCGCGAACGCGCGGCAGGGACCACACCAGGTCGCCCACCAGTCCAGGATGACGATGCCGCTCTTGCCCACCGTCTCCTTGAAGTTGTCCTTCGTGATTTCGAGCGTCGCCATGAAGTCCTCCTACTTGACGTCCAACAGCTCCACCTCGAACAGGAGGGTGGCGTTGGGGGGAATCACACCGGCCGCGCCGCGCGAGCCGTAGCCCAGCTCCGGCGGGATGGTGAGCTTGCGGACGCCGCCCACCTTCATGCCCGCGACGCCCTGGTCCCAGCCCTGGATGACCTGGCCCGCGCCCAGCCCGAAGGTGAAGCCCTGACCGCGGTCCCGGCTGCTGTCGAACTTCTTGCCGTCCGTGAGGGTGCCCACGTAGTGCACCGTCACCCGCTTGCCCGAGACCGCTTCCGCCCCGGTCCCGACCTTCACGTCTTCCACTCCCAAGCTCATGCCAGGCTCCTCAAGGCGGAAATCCGCCGTGGAAAGATGGGCACTCTAATGCCGGGCGCAGCCTCCTGCCTCCCTGAATGCCCCGCCCTGGACCGGAATAAAGGTGACGGCGGGGCCCCGGATGATTCCGGACACCCCGCCGCCAGGTCCTGCCATGGACTTCAGGTCAGAACGTGCCACCCACGTTCAGCGTGGTCGTGTAGCTACCGCCGCCCGACGGGTCGCTGCCGCCCGGAGCGATGTCCGGAGCGAACTGCTTGTCGAACAGGAAGTTGTAGTAGCCACGCAGGTCCGCGGTGAAGCGGCCGAAGTGGCCGCGCACGCCCACGCCCGCCGGGACGTTGCCCACGGTGTCGTCGCTGTAGCCGAGCGACTCACCGCCGCGGAAGTGGTAGTTGCTGATGCCGATGCCGCCCAGCAGGTAGGGCTGGACCGCCGTCGGAGTCACGGCCAGGGTCAGGGCCGCCTGACCACCGTTGCGCACCAGGTCCGGACCGTCATCCGCGCCCGCCGAGCCCGCGTTCTTGATGTTGTTCAACGCGCCGGAGTAGCCGACTTCGATGCCCAGCACGGACGTCGGCTTGAGCGACGCCGTCACGGCCGCGGAGGGACCGGGAGCAAGCTGCGGAGCCAGGGCGCCGGTGTAGCCTTCCACACCGCCACCGATGAGGAGCGTCAGGCCCTTCTTGTTGTTCTTGCTCTTCTTCTCCACCTCCAGCGGCTGGATCTCCTCATTGGCTGACGCCGAGGGCGTGTAGCTCGGAGGCGGCGTGGTCACGCCGCTGCCGCCCGTGGCCGGCTCGCCGTGCAGCGAGCTGTCACGCTGGCTCATGCCACCGCTGCTCGTGCCGGACGGAGGCGGAGGCGGAGCGGGAGGCTGCGCCGCGGGAGGCGGCGCCTGAGGAGCCGGCTCGATCGGTTCGCTCTGCGGCTCGACGCCGCTGGAGCCACTGCCGCCCACGCCGGACGGGTTCACCGGCTCGCAACGCATCGGCGTGTTCAGGTAGACCACGCCGCTGCTACCGGTGCCGCTGGAGCTGGGGCTGCTCAGGCCCTGGTCGCTGGTGCCCAGGTTCTTGCTGCTCTTCGAGGACTCATCGATCGACCCGGACGAGCCGCTGCCGCCCGTGCCCTGAAGCGATTCATCCACCGGCGCCTCCTCGATGGTGAGGTCCTCCTCCTGGACCCCGCCCTGAGGGGATTGCGCCGACATGTCCTTGTTCTTGTCCTTGTGCACCGCGGCCTGCCCTGGAGGGCAATCCTTCTCCGCCGCACCCGCGCCCGTCCCATACATGAGCGCCGCGATGGCGCCCGCCAGAATCTTCGCTTTCATCCAACCCTCCTTCGTCGACTGACTGACATGAAGGTTGTCGTGCGAGGGACATCCGGCAAGCCTTGCACAGGTGGTTAAAGACAGCCGACCTGCCCGCTTGCCCTCCAGGGGGGAAGGCGTGGCTTCAGAGCCACTTCACGGGGGCGGGGGGCTTGAACGCCTCCCCGTCCACCGTCAAAGACAGACATCAATAGACATCCGTCACGCTTGCCGCAGCCAGGCCGAACCGGTGACGACAGGCAATTGCAGCGCGCGTTCGCGGTCCAGGTCCAGATTGCCGATGTGCAGCGACAGCGGCGCCTGCACCCACTTGTAGATGGACTGATGGAACAGGCGCACGAAGCGGTCCACGTACCCGCCCAGCCGGTCCGCATCCACCTCCGGGAACATCGCGGTGAGCGCGGTGCGCATCTCCGACGGGGTGAGCTTCTCGCCCGCGTGCAGGTAGAAGCACGCGTCCAGGATGGGGAAGGGCATCAGCTCCTCCTCACCCACCTGATCATGCGCCAGCTCCGGCCCGGCGGGCTTGGCCAGCACCTTGCGGATGCCCTCGTAGCCGGTGGTCTCCTGCAGGTAGTCCAGCAGGTACATCACCACCGTCTTGGGGACGTTGGCGATGACCGCGAGCGCGCCCATCAGGTCGCCGCCGATGGTGGTGTAGCCCACGGACTTCTCGCTCATGTTGCCCGTCTGCAGGAACAGGCCGCCGCAGGAGTTGCTCCAGTTCCACATGCGCTGGGCGCGGATGCGGGCCTGGATGTTCTGCTCGGTGATGGGGGTGAGCTTCGTCTCGCCCAGCATCGTCTGGGCGGCGGCCTTCTCCCGCTCGAAGGCCTCTTCGATGGAGACCACCTGGAAGGGCACGCCCAATTCGCGCGCGATGGTCTCCGCCGCGTCGCGCGTCTGCAGACTGGAGTACGGGCTGGGCATGTAGAACGCCTGGATGAGCGAGCCCGGGTTGTCCGGCCGCGCGCGCTTCGCGTACCGGTGCGCGACGAGCAGCGTGAGCAGCGAGTCCCGTCCGCCCGACAGCGCGATGCCGAACAGCTTGAAGGCGCGCGTCTTCTCGAAGTAGTCGCCCACGCCCAGCGACAGCGCGTCCAGGATGTCCTCGCACAGCGCCACGCGCGCGGTGCGGCGGGTGTCCGGCGCGGGCAGGAAGAAGCTGCGGTGCGCGGGCACGGGATACGTCAGCTTCTGGCGCTGCGTCTTCACCGCCTGCGTGCAGTCCAGGGTGGGCACCTTCCTGCCACCGGCCGTCACCCAGTCCTCGCGGTCCACGCGCCAGGTGGTGTTCTCCGTGCGCAGGCGCAGCGTGCGGTCCAGGTCCACCACGGCGGAGCTGAAGCCCTGCTGGAAGCGCGGCGTCTCCAGCACGTGGCGGCCGTTCTGGTTGATGAAGCCGCCGCCGTCGAAGATGAGGCCGTCGTTGCTGCCCACCGCGTTCGCGTAGGCGATGGTGACCTGGTGGTCGGACGCGCGCGTGGCGATGAGCTCGCGGCGCGTCTCCCAGAAGCCCAGGCGGAAGGGGGACGCGGACAGGTTCACCACCAGCTCGCCGCCGGAGTACGCGCGCCGTCGCATGGGGCCGTCCGCGCTCCAGATGTCCTCGCACACCTCTGGCGCCAGCGTGCCGAAGTCGAACTGGAAGAGGTAGTCACCCAGCGGCACGCCCCGGTGCGTCTCCGCCATGCCCGGCTGGCCGTGGCCGAAGGTGCGGC from Corallococcus exiguus harbors:
- the nadE gene encoding NAD(+) synthase — translated: MRLVKIGIASVNTTVGAFQANTDRVLDLARKMAADDVTLGVFPEQVIAGYPAEDLVQWQGFIDHQWPELERFARETAALPLVSIVGVGVAHQGVRLNCAAVVAGGKVLGLVPKEKLPTYNVFYEGRTFGHGQPGMAETHRGVPLGDYLFQFDFGTLAPEVCEDIWSADGPMRRRAYSGGELVVNLSASPFRLGFWETRRELIATRASDHQVTIAYANAVGSNDGLIFDGGGFINQNGRHVLETPRFQQGFSSAVVDLDRTLRLRTENTTWRVDREDWVTAGGRKVPTLDCTQAVKTQRQKLTYPVPAHRSFFLPAPDTRRTARVALCEDILDALSLGVGDYFEKTRAFKLFGIALSGGRDSLLTLLVAHRYAKRARPDNPGSLIQAFYMPSPYSSLQTRDAAETIARELGVPFQVVSIEEAFEREKAAAQTMLGETKLTPITEQNIQARIRAQRMWNWSNSCGGLFLQTGNMSEKSVGYTTIGGDLMGALAVIANVPKTVVMYLLDYLQETTGYEGIRKVLAKPAGPELAHDQVGEEELMPFPILDACFYLHAGEKLTPSEMRTALTAMFPEVDADRLGGYVDRFVRLFHQSIYKWVQAPLSLHIGNLDLDRERALQLPVVTGSAWLRQA
- a CDS encoding FKBP-type peptidyl-prolyl cis-trans isomerase; this encodes MSLGVEDVKVGTGAEAVSGKRVTVHYVGTLTDGKKFDSSRDRGQGFTFGLGAGQVIQGWDQGVAGMKVGGVRKLTIPPELGYGSRGAAGVIPPNATLLFEVELLDVK
- a CDS encoding TonB-dependent receptor domain-containing protein, coding for MFIPTLVLWLLSASPEAPVTPPVPVEAPPPVMPADVPPLTEAVRVLLRLTIDSGGEVSQVEVRESGGTAFDRAAMSAALRWRFQPACQGEEPLEVRVDVPVMFEPVASSPVVEVEESAPPPKPEPPAFSTTVRGQSVAPPPVAVGDFHITVGQLADVPRNSATDLMLLAPGVMLANHGGEGHAETVYLRGFDAGEGKDVEIRLDGVPLNEVSNAHGHGYADTYFIIPELVQSLRVTEGPYDPSQGDFGVAGTVEYQLGLEQRGITASASYGSFASRRLSLVWGPPESTAATFVGVLLRQGHGFGPNRAYANAGLMAQTELRLGPETKLRLFGASYGARYGSAGVVRETDVVDARLPCEPDADSQFFCLYDPNQGGASQRHMASVELTSRLERGGRFVQQAFAIARQMRSRENFTGFLQDTPPIGEAQRGDNTEQSYQGTTVGLRGRYTPGLTWWGQPQPVELGYVARYDNVHTRARRLRDKGGAPYATVFDNQVRVTNLGAYLSLRGAPLEWLTLRGGVRVDTFLFGVEDLNRPAEDRQGARIPEESVEAYGFFASPRASAEVRLTPRLTWLTSAGLGARSSDAAGLSDAEFAPYARVTSGETGLGWRWGDGPSSLELRSAVFATRVSQDLVFSETTGRNQPIGPSQRLGAFGSARFQWEQHLDVQASLAWARATQPLPGAPSWRLWDGAVLPYIPQLLGRVDASWRGTATVARQPVGWSVALGHSAIGPKPLPLDRYSESIFLFDVAARARWRAVELGLSVENLLDARWRESEFNYVSNFRGPDAPASLLATRHFSAGAPRTVRGTLTVYLDLQEDRP
- the trxA gene encoding thioredoxin, whose product is MATLEITKDNFKETVGKSGIVILDWWATWCGPCRAFAPIFESTSTKHADIVFGKIDTDAQPELSGAFEIRSIPTLMVFRDGILLFEQPGAMPAAALEDLLRQVRGLNMDDVRREVEAQRAAKEAPKA